In Coregonus clupeaformis isolate EN_2021a unplaced genomic scaffold, ASM2061545v1 scaf1630, whole genome shotgun sequence, the genomic stretch tggtagaggcgaaggtcgagagccgtgcgtcctccgaaacacgaccccgccttGACACAAAGCTACATGCCGCCCAGTGTTTTATCTGACCAGAGCTAGAGAAATAATGTTCTCTGACAAagctagtaataataataataataatatgccatttagcagacgcttttatccaaagcgacttatagtcatgtgcgcatacatttttacgtatgggtgaaaCACTGTTTTATCTGACCGATCAACCAAGGCCGTTTGACTGTAGAATATTAAATAAATCAGTTAGTTGAATATTAATTAATCCGATTTAATATTAAATCAGGCAGAGGTCAGTAGTTGAGGTCATGGAACAAAGTGTATCTGATGTCTCTTCACCAACTTCTCTTTTATTGTCAACATCAACTTTTATTTCAATAAAAACATGGTCAAATAAACAGTTTATTGAGCTGTAGCATTACGAAAACTGATCTAGATCTTAAAGATATGACAAAATATGGGCTAATCTCAAATGTGTTGTTGCATTCCTTTGGATCAGTAACTTATGTTTGTGGGAAAGTAAGATGATTGGATAGTGGGAGCTCTGTTGGCATAACGTTTATAGAAAACGTTTACACCTTTTGGAAACAGAAGATGCCCTACAGGAATGACcgagtccatccaaatcatcttggctcctggaccCTGTCCGcgcatttcaaggctgcgttgagacaacgACTTATCAGTGACACAAAGCCCTGCTcagataatccctaccattgtgtcgctgagttgtcgtaGTGCTGCTGCACATGTACATTGTCCCAGGGGGCGTTGGCAGTCagaatgtaagtaacctaatgtatgtccctctaactgccctgaatgcctctgtcgATCCTACAGCCATTGTATGCagcaatcatgtgcctatgaaccagagttatactgatAGCACTGAGGAGGTGTGCCCTtgcaggaagtccactgtgtgcagctcaccttgcactaacataaataacctaAGCATGTCTACCTCTGATAAGCCTCCCCAGAAAAGCAATACAAATAATCAAGAATCCCAGAAAAGTGCACAAAAAAAATTTGCCCACATTTaaacatatgtagcctaagaaacaaggttcatgaaatcgatAACTTGCTAATAACATTCATATACTGACTTTGTGAAACTCACtgtagataatacctttgatgatacagtggtagaaaTACATTGTTTCAAGATCttcagaagagacaggaatgccaatAGTGGAGGTGTTGCCGTTTATGTTCATTTTATGTTGCTGTTTATGAGTCGTATTCCTGTAAagtttagagaggatctcatgtcaaatgctgttgaagtaatatggctacaggttcatctgcctcacctaaagcccattctggtgggaagctgctatagaccaccaagcgctaacagtcagtatttggatagtatgtgtgaaatgcttgataatgtatgtgatatcaatagagaggtatactttctgggtgatttaaatattgactggctgtcatcaggctgcccactcaagagaaagcttcaaactgtaaccagtgcctgcaacctggttacAGGTTAtctgtcaacctaccagggtatttacaaaccgCACAGGAAcgaaatcatccacatgtattgatcacatctttactaatgctgcagaaatctgctctaaagcagtatccaaatctaTCGGATGTATTGATCACACAATAGTatccatatctaggaaaaccaaagttccaaaggctgggcctaatatagcgtataagaggtcatacaagaggttttgtagtgattcctatgttgaagatgtagAGAATATGTGTTGGTCTGTTGTGTGTAAAAATATAGCCTAATACAGTGTGTAatgaggtctgtggtgtgtaatgaggagcaaccagacgctgcacttgacaatATTTATGACATTGCTCATTCCAATTACTAATAAGCTTGCGACCATTAAGACAATGACTGTAAAAAATGTTTACATCcttgtggattgatgaggaattgaaaaagtgtatggttgagagggatgaggcaaaaggaatggcaagtaagtctggctgcactgccgattggcaaacgtactgtaaattgagaaatcttGAGAAATTGAGAAATCTTGACTAACTTAACAAAAATAAGAAAgacaaacaaagataaattatataaagaatgataacTTAAGTGACATTTTGGGCAAGagggcaaactcagctccatcattcaacGCATCAGACGGctctttcatcacaaaacccactgatatttccAACTACTTCAATTATTTttccattggcaagattagctaaCTTAGGCATAAACCTACACATTCatgcataactgaccaaattctgaaagacaagcattgtcattttgaattccgtaaagtgagtgtggaagaggtgaaacaattattgttgtctatcaacgatgacaagccaccggtgtctgacaacttggatggaaagttactgaggataatagcggactatattgccacctcttcaatctaagcctacaggaaagtgtgtgccctcaggcctggagggaagcaaaagtcattccactacctaagaatagtaaagcccccttaactggctcaaagagccaatcagcctgttaccaacccttagtaaagtttgggaagaaattgtgtttgaccagatacaatgctattttacagtaaacaaatgttcagcacgcttatagggaagggatATTCAAcatgcacagcacttacacaaattactgatgatgaatggctgagagaaatggataataaaaaaatagattgtaggagctgttttgttagacttcagtgcggcttttgacgttatcaatcataatctgctgctggaaaaacttgtgttatggctttacgtcccctgctatattgtggataaagagttacctgtctaacagaacacagagggtgttctttaatggaagcctctccaacataatccaggtagaatcaggaattccccagggcagctgtctaggccccttacctttttcaatctttaccAACGACATGCCGCTGGCTTTGAGTAAacccagtgtgtctatgtatgcagatgactcaataCTATACACaccagctaccacagcaagtgaaatcactggaacacttaacaaagagctgcagtcagtttcagaatgggtggcaagaaataatttagtcctaaatatttaagaaacttaaagcattgtatttgtgacaaatcattcactaaaccctaaactaaatcttgtaatgaataatgtggaaatgtagcaagttgaggagactaaactgtttggagtaaccctggattgtaaactgtcatggtcaaaacatattgatacaacagtagctaagatggggagaagtctgtccataataaagcgctgctctgccttcttaacaacactgtcaacaaggcaggtcctacaggccctagttttgtcgcacctggactactgttcagtcgtgtggtcagatgCCACAAAGAACAGGGctgcacggctggcccttaaatgtacacgagAGCTAACATTAGTAATAtgtatgtcaatctctcctggctcaaagtagaggagggattgatttcatcactacttgtatttatgagaggtattgacatgttgaaagcacagagctgtctgtttaaactactggcacacagctcggacacccatgcataccccacaagacatgccaccagaggtctcttcacagtccccaagtccagaacagactttgggaggcgcacagtactacatagagccatgactacatggaactctattccacatcaggtaactgatgcaagcagtagaatccgaATTTTTTTtaactgataaaaatacaccttatggaacagcggggactgtgaagcaacacaaacatagacacatgcacacaaacacacatgataacatacgcactatacacacacgtacacatggattttgtactgtagatatgtggtagtggaggagtaggggcctgagggcacacagttaatgtgttgtgaaatctgttgtgaatgtattggaatgtttttaattgtttataactgccttaattttgccggaccccaggaagagtagcggctgccttggcaggaactaatggtaatccttaataaatacaaatacaaaaattgGTTGAATCATAAGGTGGCTCTCATGTGATTGGTTGAAATCAGAAGATGGCTCTTATGTGATTGGTTAATTCCAAAGGCTGCTCCCACATGATTGGTTGATTCAGAAGGCTCTTCTACTGTGATTGAATCCTTCAGAAGGTTGCTCTCATGTTGTTTCTGGCGTTCTTTATCTCCAGTTCCAGCTGTGTGATCCGGACCTACACAAAACCACAcagtgctctggtcaaaggtCAGCCCCTGATATCatctacaccacacacacaccagaccagagagacacacacaccagaccagacacacaccagacacacacaccagaccagagagacacacacaccagaccagagagacacacacacacaccagacacacaccagaccagacacacaccagaacagacacacacacaccagagatacatgctgagtatacaaaacattaagaacacctgctctttccatgacatagactgaccaggtgaatccagctgaaagctatgatcccttaatgatgccacttgttaaatccacttcaatcagtgtagatgaaggggaggagacaggttaaagaaggatttttaagccttgagacaattgagacatggattgtgttatgtgtgccattcagagggtgaatgggcaagacaaaatatttaagtgcctttgaacggggtatggtagtaggtgccaggcgcaccggtttgtgtcaagaactgcaacgctgctgggtttttcacgctcaacagtttcccgtgtgtatcaagaatggtccaccatccaaaggacgtccagccaacttgacacaactgtgggaagcattggagtcaacatgggccagcatccctgtggaacgctttcggcacctagtagagtccattccccccgacgaatttaggctgttctgagggcaaaaaggagGGTTGGGgggacaactcaatattaggaaggtgttcttaatgttttgtccactcagtgtatacacaCAGTGACCTTTCTCTGGTTGAGCTGGTCTCTCAGTCCCCTGATCTCCTCTTGTTGTCTGTAGAATGCATGTAGGAGCtgcaacacaccacacacagacacacacttcaaAACGTCAAAACACCTCTGAAACCAGAGCAAAATCAgattttctttttctttagacTCTACAAAAACCGGCTCTGGATGTAGGCCTTCCTATGACAGCCTATCCAACTCACCTCGCTCTCTGTACTGGGTGGAGGGCACTCTGAGGGCTCACAGCAGTGGGGAGTGATAGCGGCCTGGGTCTGGTGGGTGTAGGCCCAACCGGGAGCCTGGGTCTCGTCTGGCTGCCAGCCCGACAGATCAGCCACCTCCCTGGGGTACTTGGCGTCCTGGTAGGACAGCTGCTCCTGGAGGAAGGCCTGCTCCGTGGACCCTGGCCCTCCTGGTACACCACCCTGGAAGCACAGgctgctcagccccctcctgggTGGGGTCTCTGGGTAAGGGTTGGCGACCTTCGTGCCAGGTTTCAAACACATCAGCACCGGGCCTGGTGGTGGTGGGATACAACAGTGGTTTAGGCTttgtcccaaatcgcaccctattccctattgagtccactactttttgaccagactgttagggtgccattttgggatgaAGCCTTGTGTTCGTGGGATTGAAGGGGGAGAAACTGTGTTTTGTAATCCCTGCTGGTCAGCCATGTTGGCACCAGTGTCCCTATATCGAATAAGGAAAAAGGTGGAGAGATGGGGCCTACTGGTCTGCCAGTTTCCCTATTATACAGGCCTTTCTATGCAACTGAGAGCCATAGTTGCCCATGTTGGGTCCAGTATCCCTGTAGTGAATAAGTAATTGTGCCGCGTTCACGTCATGTCGGAGTGATCGGAGGAACGACTTGTCTACTTTTGGAGGAACACTTGGAGAGTTCACGTGCTCGGAAGGAAAGCAAAGACCCATTCTCACCACTGACAGACGAAATCACAGCCATGTCTGTTGTCATTTTCGGTGGTGCGTGACGTCAGAGTTCAGCGTGTTGGAAAGATAGGGGTCCAGAGATCATACCCGAGTTTCCTAGTCGTAATTACAAGTTAGAGGGGTGTTCACCTGCATTTTTCCCAGTAGGAAGATCTTATTTACGAGTTCCCGACATGACGTGAATGCGGAAAGGGGCCTACAGGTCGGCCAGTTTCCCTATTACACAGGGCTTTATATGCAACTGAGAGCTATAGTCGACCATCTTGGCTCCCTGTTACACTGACCTCTATTGATCCCCGAGAGCCACTGTTGAGCCGTCAGGGCCGCCTCGTTGCCTGCTGTCATGGGGAAGATGTCTTCCTGGAAGGTCTTCGGGGACTGGAGAGAGGACATAAAACAGTTGagtggtctgtctctgtctctctctgtctctctctgtctctctctgtctctctgtctctctctgtctctctctctctctctctctctctctctctctctctctctctctctctctctctctctctctctctctctctctctctctctctctctctctctctctctctctctctctctctctctctctctctctctctctctctctctctctctctctcttttttttttttttttttctctctcttctctctctctctctctctctctctctctctctctctctctctctctctctctctctctctctctctctctctctctcaaaactcaaatagctttattggcatgacaaaCATTGGTAAATATTGCCAAAGCATCAATGTTACAGCTGCCTTAAGTCATATACATTGAAATAGGTCCTTAAATGGTCACAAGACTGTAGAACCGCTGTCCAtgaagagtggtgtgtgtgtgtgtgtctcctaccCTGCGAGGGACGATCATGGAGAGCGGTTCGACCAGGTCCTTAATGGTCACCAAGCGGTAGAACCGGAACACCTCACAGGAACTCACGTCCAGACCGCGCTTCGGCATGACCCCTGGAGAGGTCAGAGTTCACAAGGTCAGAGGTGAGTACAGGGGTCAGTCACTAGGTCAGTTCATAAGTATATATTTAACACATATTTATGTATCGGAATCCCCAAAACAGCATAAACACTGCACATATGACTGCATCTTGAGTACGGATGAATGTACAGAAGCCCATTATGGACTGGGTAAAGATATATGTTTAGTTCTTAtacagtctatatacagtccataTACAGTCCATGTTCTATCTAGACATTACCCAGTCCTTTCTGaggtagtagtagtgtgtgtgtgtgtgtgtgtgtgtgtgtgtgtgtgtgtgcgtgcgtgcgtgcgtgcgtgcgtgcgtttgtcCTTACCCAGTCCTTTCTGAGGCAGTAGGGAGTAGTACTCAGTGAGGAACTGAACGTAGGGCTTCTCAGAACTGATCTCATAATACCGGATGTTACCATCgccctggaacacacacaaacCTAATGTAACCATCAGCCTGAGGAAGTAGGAGAGAGtcggaagaggagagaggaggactgagGAGGAGAGAGTTACAGCGAAGCTACATAACTCCCCCTTCTCTAGAGAAACGAAAACATACAGTGTTCATTCTGCTGTGCCCGTTGTTTGACATACGTCAGTTGCATTagtttccagagaacgcatattGATTATCCCCGTTTATACcgtggctataatttaacacatttaccgctagaaatgtgttcagcatccactgaagtagctagcaagtttactagaatagcgacagtagttgccttggtaaccaaacaaaaaTACTTGCTAGTTTAGCTCAGTGGTTcccaatgggggggggggggcatcccacgtttatttctatgggcacaagctgTTTACACcgctcttgttggtggagagaattttgcGGTTTtgaaagcttatttcctgcaattctacacattttgtcatggggtgcaaagaacatttagcagttttaaagcaaattttttTGCAATTCTATGCCAtctctaatgtgtattcatgtgatatttgagtgtaAAACATTACAACAATATATATATGGGCTTTCTGAccagttataaatagctctctaaggtatgcaatgactgacatgacaggaGGAATACTGATGATGCACGACCCAAATTGGAAATTGCACCCTGTGTATTTTaatattacaactttcaagagtacgtTTAAAGCCGGACTGAATTCCCCCCTCAGGGTCATAGCAGAGTGATTGATCAGTATTGATTACCTTGCCAGCcaggtacagtatgtgtgtatcaGGGTCGTAGCAGAGTGATTGATCAGTATTGATTACCTTGCCAGCcaggtacagtatgtgtgtatcaGGGTCGTAGCAGAGTGATTGATCAGTATTGATTACCTTGCCAGCcaggtacagtatgtgtgtatcagggtcatagcagagtGATTGATCAGTATTGATTACCTTGCCAGCCAGGTACAGTATGTGTGCATCACGGTCATAGCAGAGTGATTGATCAGTATTGATTACCTTGCCAGCcaggtacagtatgtgtgtatcaGGGTCGTAGAATGGGAAGAGAACTCCTGCAGCTCCATCCACCTCATCCTCTAATAGAGGCTCTGACAGGTCATCCTGCACGGCAAACAGAAAACattgactggtgtgtgtgtgtggacgtgtgtgtgtgtgcgtgtgtgtggacgtgtgtgtgtgtgtacgggcgtgtgtgtgtgtgtgtgtgtacgggcgtgtgtgtgtatgtgcggatgtgtgtgtgtgtgtgtgtgtgtgtgcggacgtgtgtgtgtgcggacgtgtgtgtgtgtgtgtgtgtgtgtgtgtgtgtgtgtgtgtgtgtgtgtgtgtgtgtgtgtgtgtgtgtgtgcggcgtgtgtgtgtgcgggcgtgtgtgtgtgtgtgtgtgtacgggcgtgtgtgtgtatgtgcggatgtgtgtgtgtgtgtgtgtgcgggcgtgtgtgtgtgcgggcgtgtgtgtgtgtgtgtgtgtgtgtgtgtgtgcggacgtgtgtgtgtacgggcgtgtgtgtgtatgtgcggatgtgtgtatgtgtgtgtgtgtgtatgtgtgtgtgtgtgtctctctcaccgGATCCCATAGTGTGATCTGTCTTTGGTTCCATGGTGAGCTCCCAGTAGAAAACAGCATGTTCTGGTCTCCTATAAACACCACCTTACTGGCCCTATGGTGTTTATAGCtggacacctacacacacacacacacacacacacacacacacacacacacacacacacacacaccgcacacacacacacacacacacacacacacacacacacacacacccgcacacacacccgcacacacacacacactaatgttaAAGTTGGAAAGATGGCCTAGCCCCTATGATCATTCTTGAATAGATATTTTAGTCATTAATTGGTAATATCCTCCTGCACCATCTATTAGACACTCAAGGACATGGACACATAAAgaatatgaaaaaataaaaaaaggattCATTTTCAACACAAATCATTTTAATATAAATTAACAACATATCCATAGATTTCCAAAATTACCAGTTAATTTCCAGAAAATTACCGGGACTTTTACCAGCCCCCAACACAGACCTGTATGAGGCGTCCAGAGCGTGGGTCTAGGACTCTGATCTTCCTGTCCAGGCTGGTGGTAGCTAAAGAGCTGCCGTCGTTGTTGAAGGACATGGAGAGAACCAGCTCGGAGTGAAGAGATATTACACGTACTGGGTTCCTCAGCACTGAGCCACACACTGACACATCCCAGACCATCacctgggggagggggggaggagatagagagagagagagagagagagagagagagagagagagagagagagagagagagagagagagagagagagagagcggaggtgGATGGGAGACGgagggggagagaatgagagagagaacagagacagcgtgtgtgtgtgtttttgtcttttCAGATATGTGTGTCTGTTTCTACCTTATAGTCGTAGGCTGAGCTGACCAGTAGGTCTTTAGCAGTAGGGTGCCATTCTATGAGGTTGACTCTGCGGGTGTGACCCTGAAGCTCCTTCCTAGGGAGGGTCATGTTCTGATGGACACCACGGGCTGGGATGTCCCATATCTttacctgcaacacacacacacacgggtcacgggtcacacacacacacacacacacacacacacacacgggtcacgcgcacacacacacacacacacacacacacacacacacacacacacacacacacacacacacacacacacacacacacacacacacacacacacacacacacacacacacacacgggtcacgggtcacacacacacacacacacacacacacacacacacacacacacacacgcacacacacacacacgcacacacacacacacacacgggtcacgggtcacacacacacacacacacacacacacacacacacacacacacacgggtcacgacacacacacacacacacacacacgggtcacgcacacacacacacacacacacacacacacgggtcacgcacacacacacacacacacacacacacacacacacgcacacacacacacacgcacacacacacacacacacgggtcacgggtcacacacacacacacacacacacacacacacacacacacacacacgggtcacgcacacacacacacacacacacacacacgggtcacgcacacacacacacacacacacacacacgggtcacgcacacacacacacacacacacacaacgcatgTCAACacactagggctgaccccaattagtcaactggtcgattgtttggttgttatgctgttggtcgaccgagattgttttagtcgagcgcccatctcagtgaactaatccattgcggaggcctagactaaaagccaatttatgcttgattctAAAATGTGGTCAGAGGCTCCATtttggagggtgtgacgcaattgctgaagccatatcaccgtaaatgatgcatggccaatgcagacgtcggatgccagaatgcacttctctctcccgccaatttgcgcacattcattgtttcataacttcactgtgtgaattgtttgcatttgattgttagtgtatatcaattccccatgacatatatcaccagtagtacactTACCATTAATTCCtatcatttctaatctacaacaatggtttttttttttactttggttACGGTCATTTcatttaatgcattcaatattattccagtcttcctgttctcattgtctgagtgggacacgttgtttgcagagtacACAATccaggctacacttgtgagaaacaagttttggttttatttcattacatttacgAGTTCTGTCAATGTATTAatcgtcttttgtttggagcactcctgtcaatgttgagtaaaggacgcgcaggccaggtagcctataggcaaaTGTAGGCATATCAATGTGCCcgtttggggatctgatagtatttctgattggcttaacgcaccaccactaatgacctgtggagcttctcaaagtcatgttttcttcacctcaaaacagcaagcaaacaaagtctttttttttttttacatccattgagaataaCAATCGTTCCTCGACGTATTtgaaaaaatctttccagctctctccctttcgagaACCACTCAGCGTTAAAGGGggaatgtcatgctctgatccagtggaaacgtcataaaataggcttcTTATCAGTGCctgactgaaataggttccggtactcattttgggtgctggtactgtttttATATTTAGggacaggagctccacaatacttttgagctaatattctataagaggaacaggagctcaagaggtagaacatttgaggtgccggtactcagctccggtcagctcctgcttcttatcccttgctcaAATAGCCTACACCTGTGTCTGTCC encodes the following:
- the LOC121554622 gene encoding coronin-2B-like; translation: VHYCLTSLVNALYTIYPLSSSSSSFPWPSSPSSQTGRVDPHHPRVCGHSARVLDVKWNPFDDHCIASCSEDCTVKIWDIPARGVHQNMTLPRKELQGHTRRVNLIEWHPTAKDLLVSSAYDYKVMVWDVSVCGSVLRNPVRVISLHSELVLSMSFNNDGSSLATTSLDRKIRVLDPRSGRLIQVSSYKHHRASKVVFIGDQNMLFSTGSSPWNQRQITLWDPDDLSEPLLEDEVDGAAGVLFPFYDPDTHILYLAGKGDGNIRYYEISSEKPYVQFLTEYYSLLPQKGLGVMPKRGLDVSSCEVFRFYRLVTIKDLVEPLSMIVPRRSPKTFQEDIFPMTAGNEAALTAQQWLSGINRGPVLMCLKPGTKVANPYPETPPRRGLSSLCFQGGVPGGPGSTEQAFLQEQLSYQDAKYPREVADLSGWQPDETQAPGWAYTHQTQAAITPHCCEPSECPPPSTESELLHAFYRQQEEIRGLRDQLNQRKVRITQLELEIKNARNNMRATF